In the genome of Sporichthyaceae bacterium, one region contains:
- a CDS encoding DUF5666 domain-containing protein, producing the protein MPSLTRPAIRRTLGATASAGLVIGLLAACGSGNTASAADNSATTNNSAGASTGTGAGGGTGRGFPGVNGQIAAVSGKTLQVQGSNSQTAVTYTTSTALTQVVSAAESALAVGKCVSVTPAAATGATGSTESTGSTGSTGAADTSTPITAASVSISDPVNGSCSTFGGTGGGFGGRPAGATGATGSFTPPAGASGATGATGARGGRGGFGGASGTIASISGETMTVTMTRPAAATGATAASATSTRTVTLTSATTYTKSEKAADSALTVGKCVSAQGTTDSTTGALTANSITIRPATDGTCSTGFGGGVPGAAADQNAAATSN; encoded by the coding sequence ATGCCCAGTCTCACTCGCCCCGCCATCCGCCGGACTCTCGGCGCCACCGCGTCGGCCGGCCTGGTCATCGGGTTGCTGGCCGCGTGCGGTTCCGGCAACACCGCGTCGGCCGCCGACAACAGCGCGACCACAAACAACTCCGCGGGCGCCTCGACCGGCACCGGCGCAGGCGGCGGCACGGGTCGCGGGTTCCCCGGGGTCAACGGCCAGATCGCCGCGGTCAGCGGCAAGACCCTGCAGGTGCAGGGCTCGAACTCGCAGACCGCGGTCACCTACACCACCTCGACCGCGCTCACCCAGGTGGTCAGCGCCGCGGAGTCCGCACTGGCCGTCGGCAAGTGCGTCTCGGTCACCCCGGCCGCCGCCACCGGCGCCACCGGATCCACCGAATCCACCGGATCCACCGGATCCACCGGCGCAGCCGACACCTCGACCCCGATCACCGCCGCGTCGGTCTCGATCAGCGACCCGGTCAACGGCAGCTGCTCCACCTTCGGCGGGACGGGCGGTGGCTTCGGCGGCCGACCGGCCGGTGCGACTGGCGCTACCGGCTCCTTCACCCCGCCCGCCGGGGCGTCCGGCGCGACCGGCGCGACCGGGGCCCGCGGGGGGCGGGGCGGCTTCGGCGGGGCCAGCGGCACCATCGCCTCGATCTCCGGCGAAACCATGACCGTCACCATGACCCGCCCGGCCGCCGCCACCGGCGCCACCGCGGCGAGCGCGACCAGCACCCGCACGGTGACGCTGACGTCCGCGACCACCTACACCAAGTCCGAGAAGGCCGCCGACAGCGCACTGACCGTCGGGAAGTGCGTCAGCGCGCAGGGCACCACCGACTCCACCACCGGTGCCCTGACCGCCAACTCGATCACCATCCGCCCGGCCACCGACGGCACCTGCTCAACCGGCTT